One window of the Triticum dicoccoides isolate Atlit2015 ecotype Zavitan chromosome 3B, WEW_v2.0, whole genome shotgun sequence genome contains the following:
- the LOC119276430 gene encoding probable plastid-lipid-associated protein 14, chloroplastic: MALAAAAVAASRPSPRPLCRATAHPCRPRRFRLEASLSASTPAPAPATADEGAAAGTCPVIRFDMADFTVADRVSVGLHGRSDEMIFEATVRDPSSELYGSTVVLRQLTSSQAKRRGRRALEVLKKLARRQMMYHSYAMQVHGYVTPSKAMEEGDSPLVLVHGYHGSYSLRHWLQLSDWLPTLEATLALDEEQVRRVGDDSVGGPAVTRQLRLIRILMRDLLIGVNYLHSHGMAHTELRLENVHVSPVDKHVKVGILGNAVDFHDNDPSNSAVASNNERRKMMIAFDMRCAGFIMAKMVLRELMDSSTFQKFKSFLNKGNDPSCLREFLLPILSQNSPSGNIGLQMLDRHWGAGWNLLALLLATKSDKRISCVDALRHPFLCGPKWRISPTVNVVRWGLGSTAVRLAEDYIYGHHQRRRLAYFIELMEVLNPNSSTENWLRLLPGRWCLLYCTGRHIGLTLRQPIPRVFISDAFLTFAEAPESVDPILSLTSDIGFKIMPESDWPHDKSGTEGNLSITTSARITAGRIYTNAEDGKESSSRITSSRYLGGKWGKAAKMKELPASLPTASVNVDEDEVDVSMSCGSTLNVKSARNVLQEVRTQTPPEMFDLSKIVCGTYIDSRLMVLRGVNGSALLFVRSNRTSDP; the protein is encoded by the exons ATGGCTCTcgcggccgccgccgtcgccgcctcgcgCCCCTCCCCCCGCCCGTTATGCCGCGCCACCGCGCATCCGTGCCGCCCTCGGCGGTTCCGGCTGGAGGCGAGCTTGTCGGCCTCCACGCCGGCGCCCGCGCCGGCGACAGCGGACGAGGGGGCCGCTGCGGGGACGTGCCCTGTGATCAGGTTCGACATGGCCGACTTCACTGTCGCCGACCGCGTCAGCGTCGGGCTCCACGGACGG TCCGATGAGATGATCTTCGAGGCCACAGTGCGCGATCCTAGCAG TGAGCTGTACGGGTCGACGGTGGTGTTGCGGCAGCTGACTAGCTCACAGGCGAAGCGGAGGGGCCGCCGCGCCCTAGAG GTGCTCAAGAAGCTGGCCCGTCGCCAGATGATGTACCACTCTTACGCGATGCAGGTCCATGGCTACGTCACTCCGAGCAAGGCCATGGAAGAGGGTGATAGTCCGCTTGTCTTGGTGCACGGG TACCATGGGAGTTACTCCTTGCGTCACTGGTTGCAACTCTCGGATTGGCTTCCAACCTTGGAAGCAACATTAGCATTGGATGAAGAACAAGTAAGGAGGGTAGGAGATGATTCGGTTGGAGGGCCTGCTGTAACTCGGCAGCTGCGTTTAATCAGGATATTGATGAGAGACCTTCTGATTGGT GTAAATTATCTGCATAGCCATGGAATGGCGCATACTGAGCTTAGACTGGAGAATGTTCATGTAAGCCCAGTAGACAAGCATGTCAAA GTTGGTATTCTTGGGAATGCTGTTGATTTTCATGACAATGACCCCAGCAACAGTGCAGTAGCAAGTAACAATGAGAGGCGGAAAATGATGATAGCATTTGACATGAG ATGCGCGGGCTTCATAATGGCAAAGATGGTTTTGAGAGAGCTCATGGATTCATCGACATTCCAAAAATTCAAGTCATTCTTGAATAAG GGAAATGATCCATCATGTCTGCGTGAGTTCCTTTTACCGATTCTAAGCCAAAATTCTCCATCTGGGAATATTGGTCTGCAG ATGCTAGATAGGCACTGGGGTGCTGGCTGGAATCTTTTGGCCTTATTACTGGCAACAAAATCTGACAAAAGGATAAG TTGTGTCGATGCACTGCGTCACCCCTTCCTTTGTGGACCTAAATGGCGTATAAGTCCAACAGTGAATGTCGTACGCTGGGGCTTGGGCTCTACTGCTGTCCGCCTGGCTGAAGATTATATTTATGGGCATCATCAG CGTAGACGGTTAGCATATTTCATTGAGTTGATGGAGGTGCTAAACCCTAATTCAAGTACAGAG AATTGGCTTCGCCTCCTACCTGGTCGCTGGTGCCTCTTATACTGCACCGGAAGGCACATCGGTCTAACACTTCGTCAGCCTATCCCCAGAGTCTTCATCAGTGATGCGTTCCTCACATTCGCCGAAGCCCCAGAATCTGTGGATCCCATTTTATCTCTGACCTCAGATATTGGTTTCAAAATCATGCCGGAATCCGACTGGCCCCACGACAAATCTGGAACCGAAGGAAATCTGTCAATTACCACATCGGCAAGGATAACTGCTGGGAGGATTTACACCAATGCCGAGGATGGTAAAGAGAGTAGTAGCAGGATTACATCTTCCAGATATCTTGGTGGTAAATGGGGAAAAGCCGCAAAGATGAAGGAGCTACCAGCCAGCCTCCCCACCGCTAGCGTTAACGTGGATGAAGACGAAGTCGACGTGTCCATGAGTTGCGGCTCAACTTTGAACGTCAAGTCTGCACGCAATGTGCTGCAAGAGGTCCGTACGCAGACGCCACCGGAGATGTTCGATCTGTCAAAGATTGTCTGCGGTACATACATTGATTCAAGGTTGATGGTTCTTCGCGGTGTTAATGGGTCGGCTTTACTTTTCGTTAGATCAAACCGTACGTCTGACCCATGA